GTTCGATATTATCTTCATGGACCTGCAAATGCCAGAAATGAATGGGTTCGAATCGGCCCACGCCATTCGCCGCAGTGCCGAAAGTCTCAACCAAAGGACCCCGATCATCGCCTTTTCTGCCGACGTTTTCGAAGAGTGCCAAAAACAGGCCCGCGCCATCGGTATGAACGAGTTTCTGATGAAGCGGGCACGACAAACCGACCTGTACAGAGCATTGGCGCAGTACTTGCAGGTATCGGTCACATCCTAAGAAAATTGGAACATGGGAAAATTCAGTAAGTGGATCGGCGGAGGACTCGGTTGGGTACTCGGCGGACCTATAGGCGCCATTCTCGGATTCGCGATCGGCAATTACTTCGATAATCAAGGTCAGGCCGAGGAGTACTACCGCGCGCGGGTGAACTCCGGACAACGCGGTACCCAGTCGGGTGACTTCGAGGTGAGCCTACTCATCCTCTCGGCAATTGTCATCAAAGCAGATGGAAAGGTCGATCAAAAGGAGCTCGACTACGTACGCCAACAATTCGTTGGCATGTTTGGCACGCAACGCGCTAATCAGAGTTTTAAACTCTTCAAGAACGTAATCGACAAAGGAGATGTAAGCACGCGACAAGTGGCCATGCAGATCCAGCATCATATGGATCACCCCTCTCGACTTCAGCTTATTCACTACCTGTATGGTATCGCCAAGGCCGACGGGCAAGTGACCGACGCTGAAGTACAAGAGATCGAAAAGATCGGCCATTATCTCAACATCCACGGACGCGACTTGGCTTCGATCAAAGCCATGTTCTATGAAGAAGCCGACAAGTGGTACAAGATTCTCGAGATCGAACCCACAGCCAGCAACGAAGACATTAAAAAAGCGTACCGCAAAATGGCCATGAAGTACCATCCCGATAAGTTGCAGCACCTCGATGAACAACTGCACGATGGCGCCAAAGATAAATTCCAACAGGTCCAAACGGCCTACGAAGCTCTTTCGAAAGAACGAGGTATGTAACTTTATTCGCTCCGCAAGGGTATTCGCTCTGCGAGCGAGGGCACTATTCGCTTGGCGAGGATATTTGCTCCGCAAGGACATTCGCTCCGCGAGGGTATTCACTCTTCGAGCGAGGAAATCGGTGCTGCGCACCGGGACATGCTATTCGCTTCGCGAGTCAATTCTTTGGGCGAGTTAATTTTGCTCCGTAAAATACATTTGCGCTACGCGCAAGTATGACAAAGTTGCTGAACAGAGCCGCGTAGTTCACAAATCCACAGCTAGTCGTTCACGGTCCACAGTTCATGGTTCATAGCAAACTTAGAACTCAATAATGTCGATTCGTCGGTTCTTCTTTCCGAAAACCGGAAATCCCTTCAAGAATACTGGTGATGGCACTCAAGATAAGACTAAAGAGCAGTGCCCACCAAAACCCATTTACCGTAAAGCCCGAAACCACACTGTCCACCAGCCCGATGACCAAGGCGTTGATCACGAGTAAAAACAACCCAAGGGTCATCAACGTGATCGGAATCGTGAACAAAATTAGCAGCGGTTTTATCGTTACATTTAAAAGTGCGAGAAAAGCGGCCACCACTAGGGCGCTAAAGAAAGAATCTACTGCAACGTGCGGCTCCAGAAGGTAGCTGGTCATGATTACCGCAACAGCAGAAATTACAAGGCGTACAATGAAATTCATAAGCAATCAGGTTGCCCTCAATTTAGTACTTTTAGCGTTCGTAATAAAGATCGACCTCAATTTCGAACTATGTTAAGAAATCTTCTTATCGCCCTCGCGGGCGGATGGCTCGTAGCGTGCACCGCCCCAACTCCACAGGAAAACGAACAAACCAGTGACAACGATATGATGGAACTACCCGTGGATCCACACAGCCATGCGCGTCCAAATGAAGCACGCATCACTCACCTACATTGGGTGGCTTCGGTGAATTTTGATAAAGAGGTCATTGAAGCAACAGCGACTTACGATTTGCAGAAAAAATCGGACGCGGTGGAGCTGATCCTCGATACCTACGATCTCGATATTCATGGGGTAACCGATCAGGACGGGAATGACCTCGTTTGGGAGCTCGGTGAAATGGACGAAATTCTCGGCTCTTCATTGAGCATCGGAATTACAAAGGGTACGGAAAAAGTGAACGTATCGTACACTACAAGCCCGGGAGCCCGTGCACTGCAATGGCTCGATCCGGAGCAAACAGCAGGCAAAAATCTACCCTTCTTATTCACTCAAAGCCAAGCCATCTTGGCCCGTACCTGGATCCCAGTACAAGACAGCCCGGGAATCCGCTACACGTACACGGCCGAAGTGGCCGTTCCGTCCGATATGCTCGCCCTAATGAGCGCTACTAATCCGACCGAAAAGAGCGAATCGGGCACCTACAACTTTACCATGGACCAGCCTATTCCAGCCTACCTCATGGCCATGTCGGTGGGTGATATCGTGTTCAAACCCGTCGGCGAACGCACAGGTGTGTACGCCGAACCATCACTGGTCGATACTTCGGCTTGGGAGTTCGGACGTATGGAAGATATGTTAGTGGCCGCCGAGGAGCTTTACGGCCCATACGCCTGGGAGCGATACGATGTGATCGTTCTGCCACCTTCGTTCCCCTTTGGTGGAATGGAGAACCCGCGCCTCACCTTTGCCACACCTACTATTTTGGCCGGAGACCGCAGCCTTACCGCACTTATTGCGCACGAACTTGCACACAGCTGGAGCGGAAACCTCGTTACCAATGCCACTTGGAACGACTTCTGGCTGAACGAAGGATTTACGGTATACTTTGAGCAGCGCATCATGGAAGCCGTTCGCGGCCGCGACTACGCCGAAATGTTGATCTCTTTGGGCCGTCAGGATCTCGAAGGAACGGTCGAAGAAATGGGCACCAGCAAAGATTCGCACCTCAAACTCGACCTGGCCGGTCGCGATCCGGACGAGGGAATGAGCGACATCGCCTACGAAAAAGGAAACTTCCTGCTCAAGACCATCGAAAACGCCGTTGGCCGCGAAGCCTTCGACGAATTCTTGAAGTCGTACTTCGAACGCCACAAATTCCAGGTGATGGATACCGAGCGATTCATCGAAGAGGTGAATAGCGAACTATTGACCACAGAAGAACTCCGCAACGAAGTGCGGATCGAAGACTGGATCTACGGTCCGGGACTGCCCGATAATGCGCCTGAATACGTATCGGCCAACTTCGAGGCCGTGGATGCCCAAATCGATGCTTTCACCTATGGCACCCGCGCCGAAACGTTAGGTACCGACGGCTGGACCACGCATGAATGGCTGCGATTCATTCGCAACCTTCCGGCTAAAATGAACCAAGAACAAT
This genomic interval from Flavobacteriales bacterium contains the following:
- a CDS encoding phage holin family protein translates to MNFIVRLVISAVAVIMTSYLLEPHVAVDSFFSALVVAAFLALLNVTIKPLLILFTIPITLMTLGLFLLVINALVIGLVDSVVSGFTVNGFWWALLFSLILSAITSILEGISGFRKEEPTNRHY
- a CDS encoding M1 family metallopeptidase — encoded protein: MLRNLLIALAGGWLVACTAPTPQENEQTSDNDMMELPVDPHSHARPNEARITHLHWVASVNFDKEVIEATATYDLQKKSDAVELILDTYDLDIHGVTDQDGNDLVWELGEMDEILGSSLSIGITKGTEKVNVSYTTSPGARALQWLDPEQTAGKNLPFLFTQSQAILARTWIPVQDSPGIRYTYTAEVAVPSDMLALMSATNPTEKSESGTYNFTMDQPIPAYLMAMSVGDIVFKPVGERTGVYAEPSLVDTSAWEFGRMEDMLVAAEELYGPYAWERYDVIVLPPSFPFGGMENPRLTFATPTILAGDRSLTALIAHELAHSWSGNLVTNATWNDFWLNEGFTVYFEQRIMEAVRGRDYAEMLISLGRQDLEGTVEEMGTSKDSHLKLDLAGRDPDEGMSDIAYEKGNFLLKTIENAVGREAFDEFLKSYFERHKFQVMDTERFIEEVNSELLTTEELRNEVRIEDWIYGPGLPDNAPEYVSANFEAVDAQIDAFTYGTRAETLGTDGWTTHEWLRFIRNLPAKMNQEQLADLDSTFGFTASGNNEILAAWFQKTIPNNYAAADERVERFLIEVGRRKFLTPTYKALIEADPSKERARAIYTKARPNYHSVSRNTMDELLDWSES
- a CDS encoding TerB family tellurite resistance protein; the encoded protein is MGKFSKWIGGGLGWVLGGPIGAILGFAIGNYFDNQGQAEEYYRARVNSGQRGTQSGDFEVSLLILSAIVIKADGKVDQKELDYVRQQFVGMFGTQRANQSFKLFKNVIDKGDVSTRQVAMQIQHHMDHPSRLQLIHYLYGIAKADGQVTDAEVQEIEKIGHYLNIHGRDLASIKAMFYEEADKWYKILEIEPTASNEDIKKAYRKMAMKYHPDKLQHLDEQLHDGAKDKFQQVQTAYEALSKERGM